The genomic region CGTAGGCGCATTCCTTATCGGGCTTTCATTTGCAGTAGGCTGGAGTCCATGCATCGGACCGGTTCTTGCGGGAATCCTTGCAATCGCAGGTGTTCAGGGAGGCGCTGTAGAAGGAATGCTATTGCTTTCGGCTTATTCCCTCGGACTTGGAATACCGTTCATCCTGACAGCATTTGCGGCTAATAAATTTGTAACTTTTTCGACGGTCATGCGAAAGCATTATAAATTGATAGAGATAATAAGCGGAATGTTTCTTGTAGGAATAGGTGGGATGATATTTTTCAATCTATTCTTTAAGTTAACGCTGTATTTCACAAAACTCTTTCCATGGCTTTTAAACATAGGTTAAAATGAAGATATTAAAAATAATCGCAATTTCGTTACTGATTTTAGGTATTGTATTTGATTATTATTTAGATGTTGACGCTAATGTTCCCAACGTTGTGGATGAAGAAGATTATCAGATGGCTCCCGAATTATCTTTGAAAACTCTTAACGGGGAAGATTTCAATCTCGTCGATTACCGGGGTAAAATCGTGATGCTGAATTTTTGGGCTACATGGTGCGGACCTTGCAAATTGGAGATTCCCATACTGAATGAACTGTATAACGGCTACAAGAATGACGATGTTATTGTCGTTGGCGTGGCAATAACTTCCGGCTCAAAAGATGATATAGAGTCATTTATGAAATCATATGACATAGATTACCTTATTTTATACGGTTCTGACGATGATATAGCCGGA from Candidatus Neomarinimicrobiota bacterium harbors:
- a CDS encoding redoxin domain-containing protein, producing MKILKIIAISLLILGIVFDYYLDVDANVPNVVDEEDYQMAPELSLKTLNGEDFNLVDYRGKIVMLNFWATWCGPCKLEIPILNELYNGYKNDDVIVVGVAITSGSKDDIESFMKSYDIDYLILYGSDDDIAGLVYAYGNFASIPSTFLINQKGEVTNYFMGAQSKEVFEAGIRNLLDSNL